The following DNA comes from Microbacterium terregens.
CGGGCCCGGTGGGTAGTAGGCGGCGGGGCCGCCGTCCACGGCCAGGATCTGGCCGGTGATCCATCGTGCGGCGTCGCTCAGCAGGAAGAAGGCGGCGTGGGCGATGTCCCAGGCCGAGCCCTCGGTCTTCAGCGTGGTGGCCATCCGGCGGGGCTCGCGCATGGACTCGTCCATGTTCGCCGCGGCGAAGGATCCCCAGATACCGCCGACCTCGATGCAGTTGACACGGATGCCCTGCGGTCCGAGTGTGGTCGCAGACCCCTGGGTGAGGTTCTCGACTCCCGCCTTGGCCACGCAGTACGGCATGCCGGGACCGCGCGAGCTGACGCCGACGGACGAGATGTTCAGGATCGAACTGCCGCGGGGCAGGATCGGCGCCACGTGACGCGTCACGTACCACGCCGACATGAGGTTGATCTGGATGAGCTGCTCGAAGCGCTCCGGCGTGACATCGAAGATGCCGGCGCGATCGCCGCTGGCGACGTTGTTGACCACCGTGTCCAGACCACCCAGTGCCTGCACCGCCTCGGCGACGGCACGCTCGCAGGCGAGGTCGTCGGTGGCATCCGCGACCACGGCGAACGCCTCGCCCCCGTCGGCGACGATGCGGTCGACCGTGCGCTGCGCGGCCTCTGCGGAGCGGTCCAGGACCGCGACGCCGGCACCGTGCGAAGCCAGCAGCAGCGCGATGGAGTAGCCCACGCCGGGCAGATCGCCGTTCTGGCCGGCCCCGGTCACGAGCGCGCGGCGTCCGAGCATCTTCTGCTCCCCCACACCCCCGAGCGGATCCGAGAGCGGGTCGATGAGGTCGATGGCTGTCATGAGATGTCTCCTGAACGGATGGCGACCGAGTTGCCCGACCAGTCGGCGAAGTAGCGGACGACCATCGAGATGCCGGCGTTGCGGGAGCCCGCCACGGCGATCAGCATGCGGTCCTCGGCCCCGGGGGCGATGGTGCGCTGAAAATCCTCGGCAGGCTCGCCGGTTCCGGGGAAGCGCACGCCCGCTCCGTCGTTGTGGTCCTTGCCGGCACGAGCGAGCTGCCCGGTCGTGCGCCCCGAGTGATCCGCGAGCCAGGCCGCGACATCCGAACGGCTGTAGCCGGCGGTGGCGAGGAGGTTGGCGTGCTCGGGGCAGAGGATGACCCCGACGAGCGCGTGCTTGAAGATCAAAGACCCGGAGCGGCCGATGGTGTCGGCGAAGTCGCCGAGCAGCAGTTCAGGGTCGGTCGTGTGCCGGTTGTCGACGTACTCGGATGTGCGCAGCAGGGTTGCCGTGACGGCGTTGCCGGTCACTCCGCGGTCCGCGGCGAGTGGGGCCCACGGGCTCTCCTCCTCGTTCTCCGCGATGCAGATGGACCAACGGCCCGGCAGTCCTTGGGTGGCCTGCTCGAGCTCATGCGGGTGCACGCCGAAGACGTTGCGCACGATCAGGCCGATCGCCCGGGCCACGGTCGCATTCGGACGGAAGCCCGGCCCGAACACCCCGCCGGTGCTGTTGAAGCCGAGCTCGTTGCGGATCGGCCCGTTCACGATGATCAGCGGAGCGGGACCGCTCGTGGACTGCCACCCACCGCCCTTGGCGGCGCGCTCGTTCATGAGGGCCTCCCACGCGGCAAGCACCACGGGGAAGTATTCCGGCAGGCATCCGGCCATGATGGCGTTGATGGCGGCGAGCTCGACGGTGACCGACCGATCGAGTTGGGGCATGTGGCCGATGACCTCGTCCGCCGGCCGGCCCGCAGCAGCGAGGAACTTCTCCACGAGCGGACGCGTTGCGGGGACCAGGGGTAATCCGTCCGACCAGCCCTGCTCGTAGCAGTGCTCGACGGCGAGCTGCGCGGCATCGGCATCCAGCTCGGCGACGCTCACGAGGCGGCCTGCGCAAGGGTGTCGAGAATCTGGGGAAGCAGCCCCTCGGCGCGCGCGCGCACCTCGTCGGGCGTCAGTGATGCCATGGGATGCTCCGTCGTGATCCACTCGTAGTCGGGAGCGCCCTGCACTTCGGCCATCATGCGGCCGGTGCTCAGGAACGCATCGGTGAGAACGACCGCGGCCGGCAGACCCGCGCGCTCGAAGTTGATGCCGTCCGCCACGGCGGCAGCACTGCAGGATCCGCAGTCGCCCACGCCGATGACCACGACGTCGCACTCCTGCGCGTACCGAGCAACGATGGAATCGTCCACGGGGACGGAGAAGTTCGCCTTGGTCTCGACGATGCTCACCTCCGCAACGCCGTGCGCGGAGACGAGCAGGTTGCCCACTTCGCGCAGGAACAGAAGGGCGTTGTGCTTGGTGTTGTCCAGCAGCCCGACGCGCAGTCCGGTGAGGTCTGCCGGTCGGGGCGCGAGTCCGGCGAGCGATGACGCGGTCGCGGCGGCTGCGCGCCCGGTCGGATCCAGGATGGCGTTGGGCATTGTCGTGCTCCTCCGTGTCGGGGACAGCGATCGGTGCCCGTCCGCGAACGTTCCGCGGCCGAGCGCCGAATCGAGGTCAGATGTCGTGAACGATCACTCCGCGGATGTTCTTGCCGGCCGCGAGGTCCTTGTACGCCTCGTTGACATCATCGAGCGCGTACGTGCGCGTCACGAGCTCGTCCAGCTTGAGATCTCCCGAGCGGTAGAGGCCGAGCAGCTTCGGGATGTCGTAGAGCGGGTTGCAGTCCCCGAAGAGGGCTCCGCGGATCTGACGCTGGTACCCGATGAGCAGACCGGCCGGCACGTGTACGGCCTTCTCCTTGAGCGCTCCGACACCGGTGATGGTGACCTTGCCGCCCTTGCCCGTCATCATCACGGCCTGCATGACCATCTCTTCGGTCACCACGCCGGGCGTGAGGATCGCGTGGTCTGCCAACTGGCCCCACGTGGTCGCGTTGACGAAGTCGTGGGCTTCCTTTGCGTCGGCGAACGTGTGGGTCGCACCGAATTCCATCGCCTTCTCGCGCTTGAAATCCACGGGGTCGATCACGACGACGTTCTTCGCGCCGGCGTAGCGGGCACCCTGGACCGCATTGCTGCCGACGCCGCCCGCTCCGAAGATCACAGCCGTTTCGCCCGGCTTGACGCCGGCGGCGTAGACCGCCGAACCCCACCCGGTGGGGACACCGCATCCGACCAGCGACGCGATCTCGAACGGGATGTCGTCGGCCAGCGGCACGACGGCCCATTCGGAGACCACCGCGTACTGCGAGAACGTGCCGAGCGAGCAGAAGCCGCCGAAGTCCTCGCCGTCCTTGTGGAACCGGTAGGTGCCGTCCAGGAACATGCCCGTGCCGGCGTTGAGGCCCTTGACGCACATGTTCTGATGCCCGGTCGAGCAGGGCCGACAGGCGCCGCAGGCCGGGATGTACGAGCAGACGACGCGGTCGCCGACCTTCACGCGGTTGACGTTCGGGCCGATCGATTCGACGATGCCGGCACCTTCGTGGCCGCCGACGACCGGGAACCGGACCGGTGCGTCACCGGCGGTGATGTGGTCGTCCGAGTGGCAGAGACCGGATGCCGCGAACTTGATCCGAACCTCGTGCTCCTTCGGATCATCGAGCTGGAGGTCGGTCAGCTCCCAACCTTGGTGTGGAGCGCGCGCAACAGCCGCGTGGGTGGTGATAGTCGCCATGTTCCGTCAACCTCTCATCGCGCCTGCGATGCGGCGCCGCGCATCGAGACCGTCTTGATCTGGGTCCAGTCGAGCACCGAATCGGCACCCATCGTCCGACCGAACCCACTGTTCTTGTACCCGCCGAAGGGTCCGCCGATGACACCCGCACCCAGTGCGTTGTTGACGGCGACCTGACCGGCCTGCAGGGCACGGCTCATCCGCACGGCCCGGCCCACGTCCTGCGTCCACACCGAAGCGACGAGCCCGTACTCCGTGCTGTTGGCGACCTCGATCGCCTCCTGCTCGTCGTCGACCACGATGACCGACAGAACCGGCCCGAAGATCTCCTCCTGTGCGATGCGCATGCCGGGGTCGACCTTGTCGAACAGGGTCGGCTGCACGAAGAACCCGTTGCCGTACGCCTCACCGACCGGCACGACTCCACCGGTCACGATCTCGGCACCGGCCTCCTTGCCCAGCTCGATATAGCTGAGTACGCGCTGGTGCTGCTTCTCGTTGATGAGCGGTCCCATGTTCACCGGCTGGTGCCACGGGCCGACCGTCACCGTCTGCATCTGCGCCGCGAGACGATCGACCAGCTCCGCGTGGATGCTGCGGTGCACGATGACGCGCGAGCCCGCCGCGCAGATCTGACCGGTGTTCAGCGTGATGCCGGAGACCATGCTCGGCACGGCCGCGTCCAGCGCGGCGTCGTCGAGGACGACCTGGGGCGACTTTCCGCCCAGCTCGAGGTGCAGCGGCATCAGGTTCTTCGCACAGGCCGCCATGACCAGTGCGCCGGTCTGCGGCGAACCGGTGAAGCCCATGCGACGGATGCGCGGGTGGGCGGGAATGGCAGCGCCGGCTTCGTGGCCGTAGCCGGTGACCACGTTGATGACACCGGCCGGGATGCCTGCCTGCAGGGCGAGCTTGGCCAGCGCCAGCGGCGTCAGCGGGGCGTCCTCGGCGGGCTTCATCACGATCGTGTTGCCCGCGGCGATCGCCGCGCCGACCTCGGTGACGAACATCGGACCGGGAGCGTTCCACGGAATGATGCCGCCGACGACCCCGAAGGGCTCGCGGAGCGTGAAACCGAGGGTGTCGGGCGAGTAGGTGGGCAGGGAGACGCCCTGCACCTTGTCGGTCTGACCCGCGATGAAACGCAGCTGTCCGGGCGAGCCCAGCGGGCCCCAGCTCGGGCGGCCGACCTCCTGGCGCTCGATCTCGTCGAGCGCCGCAGCGTTCTCCTCGATCAGATCGGCCCAGCGGAACAGCAGGCGCCCACGTGCGGTCGCATTCAGGTCGCGCCACGCCGGGAAGGCCTTCTCGGCCGCCTGCACGGCGGCCTCGACGTCCTCAGCGTTGCCGCGCGGCACCTGGGCGAGGAGCGTGCGATTCGCCGGGTTGATGACGTCGATGGTCTGACCGCTCGAGGAGGCGACCCAGTCGCCGCCGATCAGCTGGACGCCGTCGACGAGGAGATCGCTGTCGATCGAGGTCGGGGTATCCGAAGTGATAGTCATTTCTGTGTCCTCGTCCTTCAGTGTTCGATCATGATGACGCCGCGGATGTTCTTGCCGTCGAGCATGTCCTGGTAGCCCTGGTTCACGTCCTCGAGCTTGTACTTCTTCGTCACGAGTTCATCGAGCTTGAGGTGCCCGGACTGGTAGAGGCTGAGGAGCTTGGGCACATCGTGCAGGGGGTTGCACCCTCCGAAGATGGCGCCCTGGATGCGGCGCTGGTAGCCGATCAGCATGCCCGGGTTCTCGTCGATCCACCCGTTGCCGACAGCCGTGATGGTGACCTGACCGGTCTTGCCGACGATGTTGATGGCGTCGTGGATGACCTTGTCGTGCAGCACGCCGACGGTGATGATCGCGTGGTCCGCGAGCTCACCCCAGGTGGACTGGATGACGAACTCGGTCGCTTCCTCGGCGGTCTCGAAGGTGTGGGTGGCCCCGAAGACCTTCGCCATGTCGCGCTTGAACTCGACCGGATCGACGACGATCACGC
Coding sequences within:
- a CDS encoding NDMA-dependent alcohol dehydrogenase, with the protein product MATITTHAAVARAPHQGWELTDLQLDDPKEHEVRIKFAASGLCHSDDHITAGDAPVRFPVVGGHEGAGIVESIGPNVNRVKVGDRVVCSYIPACGACRPCSTGHQNMCVKGLNAGTGMFLDGTYRFHKDGEDFGGFCSLGTFSQYAVVSEWAVVPLADDIPFEIASLVGCGVPTGWGSAVYAAGVKPGETAVIFGAGGVGSNAVQGARYAGAKNVVVIDPVDFKREKAMEFGATHTFADAKEAHDFVNATTWGQLADHAILTPGVVTEEMVMQAVMMTGKGGKVTITGVGALKEKAVHVPAGLLIGYQRQIRGALFGDCNPLYDIPKLLGLYRSGDLKLDELVTRTYALDDVNEAYKDLAAGKNIRGVIVHDI
- a CDS encoding SDR family oxidoreductase gives rise to the protein MTAIDLIDPLSDPLGGVGEQKMLGRRALVTGAGQNGDLPGVGYSIALLLASHGAGVAVLDRSAEAAQRTVDRIVADGGEAFAVVADATDDLACERAVAEAVQALGGLDTVVNNVASGDRAGIFDVTPERFEQLIQINLMSAWYVTRHVAPILPRGSSILNISSVGVSSRGPGMPYCVAKAGVENLTQGSATTLGPQGIRVNCIEVGGIWGSFAAANMDESMREPRRMATTLKTEGSAWDIAHAAFFLLSDAARWITGQILAVDGGPAAYYPPGPPITSVAKSGQAPA
- a CDS encoding UGSC family (seleno)protein, encoding MPNAILDPTGRAAAATASSLAGLAPRPADLTGLRVGLLDNTKHNALLFLREVGNLLVSAHGVAEVSIVETKANFSVPVDDSIVARYAQECDVVVIGVGDCGSCSAAAVADGINFERAGLPAAVVLTDAFLSTGRMMAEVQGAPDYEWITTEHPMASLTPDEVRARAEGLLPQILDTLAQAAS
- a CDS encoding aldehyde dehydrogenase family protein — translated: MTITSDTPTSIDSDLLVDGVQLIGGDWVASSSGQTIDVINPANRTLLAQVPRGNAEDVEAAVQAAEKAFPAWRDLNATARGRLLFRWADLIEENAAALDEIERQEVGRPSWGPLGSPGQLRFIAGQTDKVQGVSLPTYSPDTLGFTLREPFGVVGGIIPWNAPGPMFVTEVGAAIAAGNTIVMKPAEDAPLTPLALAKLALQAGIPAGVINVVTGYGHEAGAAIPAHPRIRRMGFTGSPQTGALVMAACAKNLMPLHLELGGKSPQVVLDDAALDAAVPSMVSGITLNTGQICAAGSRVIVHRSIHAELVDRLAAQMQTVTVGPWHQPVNMGPLINEKQHQRVLSYIELGKEAGAEIVTGGVVPVGEAYGNGFFVQPTLFDKVDPGMRIAQEEIFGPVLSVIVVDDEQEAIEVANSTEYGLVASVWTQDVGRAVRMSRALQAGQVAVNNALGAGVIGGPFGGYKNSGFGRTMGADSVLDWTQIKTVSMRGAASQAR